Within Lolium rigidum isolate FL_2022 chromosome 5, APGP_CSIRO_Lrig_0.1, whole genome shotgun sequence, the genomic segment GAACCCGACTCAAGGACGGTGATTTCAACGGCGTCTCCACCGGCAACTTGATCTTCCTCTTAAACTGCGTCACCGGCGTCCGGATGTCAAGGAGACGATGCCGGGTGGACGCGGCGCCGGAGCCCTTGGCGGCCACATGGGCGAGCACGGTATCCGTAGCAATGCCGTTGCCGCCAGCTCCCGACTCGGAAGCCCTCCCCGGAGTATGCCATAGAGATCCGCCGAGACGACCCACCATGTTGCGGAAGAACACCACGCCTGACTGCAGGAAATGAAACATCAGATCACCTCCGGAATCAGGATACAGTATACATCACCAAACCGAAAGATACACATTTCTGAAGCTGCTAATAACATCACCCCTCGCACACCTGAACATAGGTTCCGCCCAGAACCAATCATCATCGCGGCTAACCCTAATTCCGCACCCAAATCTTGCGAAACAAATCGAATGATCTTATTTCCACGGAGTGCTAgagaaaatagaaagaaaaaaaaaaacatcagaaATGCCCCCAATCCACCTAATTCCGCCCGGCTTGCGAATCCGACGAGCTAGCATCAGCAAATGGCCCAATCCACACGCGCGCCGTCCATCGGAACcccacaaatgcaagaaaccacagAGAGGGGGGGAAAAACATGATAGGGCTACGGAGGAGGAATGGGAGAATAGCTAGGAGGTTTACCGTCGGAGATGCGGGGCTGGGCGATTGCCGGCGGGGGCGGGCGGCGAGGCGAGCGATCGGCGGAGGAGAGGAACGGAGCTGCTctgctcgccggcgccggccTCCCCAAATCCTCAGTCTCTTCTCTTTCTCGCTGTCATAAAGTGGGCGGTGCACGAAGCGGCTTCAAATTTAAAACGCCAATTCTTTTGGCTTCCACAGCTTGTCCTCTAGCGGGAGAAACCCCAGCCGGAAGCAGAGAGCCaagccgcgtcgccgccgccagcgacgcctgcaccgccgcctctcgccgccgccgagcggcCCCGCTGCCGGCGACCACTCCAGCAAGCCTATCCCGCGCGCGCCGCAGCATCCCCGCGCAGGAGCGGCTCCGCCTGCCGCATtccgcgccgccgcagccgccggtgGACCAACCCGACGCCGGCGACGCGAAGCTGGCTCTCCTCCCGGCGGGATTCGCGCTGCTTCTGGCCGCCCTTTCTAGGTATGCCACACCCCTCCTCGCTGTTGATTTAATTTGTGCAGGAAGCAAAACCCTAGCTCCAGCCCCTAAATCACGTACCCTGCTGTGGCTTGTTTGTGTTCAGGTGAGGGAGATTACAAGAAGCAGTTGTCTCAGCTTTGAACACACAGAGTTTGCTTTAAGCTTGCGGTGGTTCCAGGGAAGTGGCCGTGACGGCAGCGGGTTCAGGGtttagaactaacaccagaaaagcaAGGAGCTCTGCATTTGTTTAATCAGGCAATCACAGCTGCTTTGTTCCTGCCGAGACAGTGGGGTTTAGGATTACCAGATAAGGCAAGATTGGTTCAGTGTGACTGATTGCTTGTGTCCTCTGAGCCTGAACCCAGCCAACAGGGCAAGATTTGTGTGATCAGCTTCTCTTGTGTGGGGATGTTTGACTTGAGAAGCTGGGCGTCTAAAGCTCTCTTCTCGGTAACCTCTGAGGACAGGGATGATGCCAAGGCCAGGCAAGCTACAGCCGAGGCCGCCTCGCCAGCCAGTGCAGCTCCTTGGTCAGTCTCTCGCCCGCGCGCCACTGTCCCAAGCGCAGCTCCTTGTTCAGCCACCAGGTCTGGCTACCGGCCACGTGCTACTCACCCAAGCGCAGCTCCATTTTCACCCGCCGGGTCTCGCTCTCGCCCGCGCCCTGCTGTCCCAGGTTCAGCTCTGTTCTCAGCCTCCCGCTCCCGCTCTCGCCTGCGCCCTGACCTTCACGCCGACGTGGACTACTCGAAGCACGACGCCAACATGATGAAGAAGCTCAGGCATGTTCCGGAGGAGGAGTGGTTCCCGCGTCAGAGGCAGGAGCGCCGCCTGACAGGCGGCAAGTTCTGGACGGTTGTGCAGAAGGACTTGTACCTTGCCATCAAGAAGAAGCTCAGCGAGATGGCGTGGATCGACTGGGCGTTGCTTGGCCCGGATGTCCGGGGCTACTTCGCCGCTACCCCGGGGCTCGACGGCCTGCTAGAGAGACGTGATCTCAGGTGGGCTGATTCGCACATCTGGCAGTTCTACGCCACGCTGTGGGTTCAACCGGACAGGTCCAGGATCACCTTCATGCTTGGCAACGAGCGGCGTGAGCTGTCCAGAGATGACTTCGCCAAGTATCTTGGCTTGTCTCAAGGTGGTGCCCGAGTGCACAGCTTGGCCTGCTGCTCCAGTGGGAGCAGGGATGAAGACCACCTGCCACCGCTAGAGAGCATCCGCCACCTTTACAGCAATCCTGATGCCGTGGTGGTGGAGCATTGTAAAGATCGCAATCAGTTGAACCATGAAGCAGCCCTTGTGTACGAGATCGTGAGGAAATCGATCCGGCCTATATCTGGGCATGAGAAACTGACTACAATTGAGATCTGGATTTTGCACTTGCTGATGTCGGCCAAGCCGGTAGATGTAGTAGACTTGATGATTGGAGTGATGCAGGAAATTATTCTCGACATCAAGCGCCGCCTGCTGCCCTACGCCCCATATCTCATTCACTTGTTTGACAAGAAAGGCTGGCTTGAGCATGGCACGAAAATCGATTTCGGTCAGCGCCTCAAGCGATATCCCAACCCCGACAGCAAGAGGAGGCTCAAAAAGCCTGTCAAGTCGCCCAAGGCTCCGAAACCTAAGGCCACAAGGAGTGTCGGGACAAGGTCAGTTTCACCTCAGGTGGAAGCTGGATTTGACCGTGAGAGTACACAGTTCGACCACACACTTAGCCCGAGCTTAGAGGAGGATGCACTTGGGAAGAACACTAATAGGGAAGACAACCTACAGATGGTGCCATTCTCAGTTCCTACTGAGTTCAGATTCAGCCAGCAGGGGGTGCACGATGCAGAGGCAGGAAGGTCGGGTGGTCATGCCTACGATGATGATTCTCCCATGCTGCAGAGCCATGTTGATCGTCAGCCTGCTAATCTTGAGCAGATTCAGGGACAACATCAGCCTGATCCCCAGCAGCGGCATTGTGAGAGCCGTCACCAGCAGCTTCAGGGACAGCTGGCCGAGCTTCAGCGACAGCGTGAGAGTGATCGCCATCAGATTCAGGAACAGCGTGAGAGTGATCTCCAGCAGATTCGTGAACAACATGAGCGCGAACTCCAGCAGGTTCGGGGACAGCATGAGCGCGATCTCCAGCAGATTCAGAGACAGCTAGCCGAGCTTCAGCGACAGAGTGAGAGCGATCGCCAGGAGAACCGGGATCTCCGGAAACAGCTAGCCGAGCTTCAGCGACAGAGTGAGAGCAATCGCCAGGAGAACCGGGATATCCAGAAACAGCTAGCCGAGCTTCAGCGACAGAGTGAGAGCGATCGCCAGGAGAACCGGGATCTCCGGAAACAGTATAGTGATATTGCGGCTCTTCTCAATAAGGAACTAGAGGAACTAGATGATCTTTGCAGACTCTAGGCGAGCTCCTCTCCCGCTGGTTTCACGCGATGACTCTACTTCTCAATGTGTCGAGCGACGCGCTATGACGAGCTTCTGCTAGCAGCCTGCAGTATACTCAAGGTTCTCTCTCCTTTAGCACAGCAGCCACTTTACAAGACCGAGACGTAAGCTGGTTCTTGATGAACTTCTTTGGTGGCTTTCCCTTGTTGTGCTTGATGTTGAAGTGGAGAGACTTAACTCGTTGTTATCCTTATATGCGTGGAGTGGAGTTGTCTTACATTCTTATGCACATTCTAGAAGCTCCTTTTGTGGATTCTTCAGTCTTCATACTTTTCTCCGATATTAACCCTGTTTGGAGCACGTGAATTTCTTATGTTGAGGTCTGAAAGCTGTTGTTCGTCCTGCTGGCATGCTGTGTAGAAACTCGTTAGTGTGATGATGAAGTATTAAGCACTTAAAAGATAAAGGACATGCTTTTTGGTTCCTTGAGATCTCAGACCACTGATTGAAAAAGCAATGCCATTGTTTCCTGGGTCATTAGTATTTATAATTTTTATCATGAGCAGCATGTTTTCATCAGTTTCCGCATACCTGAAATTTGCATTAGGGTTTCTCAAAAAACAAATCCGTTCGGTGTAGCATCTGCATTTCTGTTCATACAGTGGAAGTAGCAGAGATAGGAAGCAGTTCTGAGCCACAAACCCACATGCATGATGGCATAATCTGCAGTGCCACTACAAGGCAACATGTTACCTGAAAGTTGAGTGCCAGCAGTCATGTTTACCTGAAGCTCCCACTTGGTTTATATTTAGCTTATTAGATTTGTACTATGTCGATCAAGGATCGCAAAATGCAACTTCTACCGTTGCAGACAGTTAAATTAAACTTGGCAGCAGGGATAACTAGTTGTCCCTGTCGCTGTTAGCGACCACGGACTGAACTTACCGGtttcaatatccatcatcaaaTGTACTGTAGCTATGAATGGATCCAGTTCCAACAGAAAATAGTGAGCGGCTGGTGCCTCCAACAATGTAGCACGCACAATTGCAATGAAGATGACGAGCTGGGTCGATGGCCTTGTTTGGTGTTTATTTCATAGCTCATATTACAGTGCAGTGCCTGTCTGACAAAAACAGGAATTACTATCAATCTCTGCTTTCTAGGAGTACGCAAACAAGAAATGTAGAAAGGCAAAGGCATATATTATGTTCAGTAATTTGTATGAACGAAGCAGGCTCGCTATAGCTGATGAGAAGAGTCGACACGCCAAACAGCAACAGTAAAAATAACACGGTTTTACAACCAAAATTGTTTGGGAAGTGAACTCCCGTCTAAACATACTATGATTGGTACACTCAACCAGAGAATGACATGGATAAAACACATTAAATAAAGACCAAAAAAACATCAGGTTTCCAACTCGGCAGGGATCACTGAGTTGTAGTGCTCGCCTAGACCATAGGCATGCCTGTGGTAGGAAAGCCTGATGCTAGGGTCACCTCCTGCTTCCAGCTTCTTGTTGTACTCTTTGCCCATCTCTACATCTGGAAATGAGCCCGAGTAGACCACGATGTGCTTCTTTAGGCAGTGTGTGAGAGCACCGAGCTCAAGTTGCCCGCCCCAAGCAGCGGTGGATTCGATCTCCGCACAGTAGCTCTCGAAGCTCTTGGAAGGATCTGGTCCAGCCTCAGCTTTGCCCTCTGAAAGGAAAAATGGGAGGAAATCTGCAGCGTGCTCTCTCATGTACTTGGCTGTCATTTGCCGTAGCTCCTGGTGACTGTACTGTGTAGTGCCTTTGGAATGGAGCGACAGCTGGTTCTCGATAGCGCGGTACAAGCAGTGGCCGTCTGGCTTTATCTCATGAATGGTCAGCCCCAAGGGCTCGAGCCTCTTTTCAAGTTTCTCGTCTTCCACCATGCGATCGCTCACGAGATtggtttgttcttcttgaatTCGCTGCTCTCGAGCAGCTTCTTCCTTTGCCTTCTTCTCCCGCCGTCTTGCAGCCTTCCCAGGCTGCTTTGCGGAATCTGCATTGCTGGAGACAGAAACACCAGCTATAGCATTCACTAAGGTGTCAAGGTTCCCCTTCTCAGAGCTGCCTTCAGCCTTGTACCCAAAAGAAGCAAGCTCTGCAGCATGCTTCGCCTCCAATTCAGCTGAGAGGCGTGATATCTCTTCCTCCACCTGCTTTTTCTTGGccttctgctcagctttgctgccTTTGGCAGCTGCTTTCTTGAGGTTTGTTTCCTTATCCTGGAGTTTGGATTTCTCTTTCCTGTTTTCAAATGTAAAAGAGGACCTTCTATTAACCACGTGACACAAAAAGAAATACTCCTTACAACTGAAGGATGACAGATGAGGTACACAAAGGAATGAAGCATAACCGTTTAGCTCCTAAACTTAATGGGTTTCGCATCACCTTCTATAGAAGGCATACATATGATACATTGGCGTATAATGCTGAACCAATCAACTGGGAGTAGAGTGATTTGCCAGCAATTATCTAGACCCTGCAGGACTACAGCAGTATAACCCACAGAAGCTCTCTCAAGTAGTATGTTGCATTTAATTTCAAGCAAGTTGACACAAACTACGGTGCCACTAGTCTGTAACAATCACTTGCTCTGTGGTAAAACCTTACCGTAAGTACATAACTGactcttcatatgaatttctgtTCAGTAATCTAAGAGGAATTATAACCATCTAGGTAAAGGAAGCATGCAGTCTCTGGAAACTAGGATATAACCATGTAGGTAACTGACTCTTCATAACCAGAAAAGGGCAATGCAGAAACATTATTAGGATATAATCACATTCCTTTTACATAGCTGACATGGTAATGGGGAGCCTGTGGTACCTGCTTCCCTAATAATTGAATGCGACACTAGTCTGAAAACTAGCAAATGGTAATGCAGAAACAGTATTAAGATATACAATCAAATTCCTAAGTTAGCTCTCAGATGGTTAAGGAAAACATGCGGTATCTACTTCCCTAGATAATTCACTAATTAAATGCAAACACTAATCGTCAAACTATATGAGGTTAATGCAGGATAAACACCGTCCAGACATAATCACGATTAGTTAGTTACATGGCGGGATGGCAAAGGGAAGCATGTGGTATCTACTTCACTAGATAGTTCAATGCAAGATAAATCGGAAAACTAGAA encodes:
- the LOC124658100 gene encoding OVARIAN TUMOR DOMAIN-containing deubiquitinating enzyme 5-like isoform X1, with the translated sequence MDETLAAAAAAPEQAAPEREKETLEEVMSRHRKEKSKLQDKETNLKKAAAKGSKAEQKAKKKQVEEEISRLSAELEAKHAAELASFGYKAEGSSEKGNLDTLVNAIAGVSVSSNADSAKQPGKAARRREKKAKEEAAREQRIQEEQTNLVSDRMVEDEKLEKRLEPLGLTIHEIKPDGHCLYRAIENQLSLHSKGTTQYSHQELRQMTAKYMREHAADFLPFFLSEGKAEAGPDPSKSFESYCAEIESTAAWGGQLELGALTHCLKKHIVVYSGSFPDVEMGKEYNKKLEAGGDPSIRLSYHRHAYGLGEHYNSVIPAELET
- the LOC124658100 gene encoding OVARIAN TUMOR DOMAIN-containing deubiquitinating enzyme 5-like isoform X2 encodes the protein MDETLAAAPEQAAPEREKETLEEVMSRHRKEKSKLQDKETNLKKAAAKGSKAEQKAKKKQVEEEISRLSAELEAKHAAELASFGYKAEGSSEKGNLDTLVNAIAGVSVSSNADSAKQPGKAARRREKKAKEEAAREQRIQEEQTNLVSDRMVEDEKLEKRLEPLGLTIHEIKPDGHCLYRAIENQLSLHSKGTTQYSHQELRQMTAKYMREHAADFLPFFLSEGKAEAGPDPSKSFESYCAEIESTAAWGGQLELGALTHCLKKHIVVYSGSFPDVEMGKEYNKKLEAGGDPSIRLSYHRHAYGLGEHYNSVIPAELET